The sequence AAAATTCGCCATTGGAAAATGCCCATTCGATGTCTTGCGGGCACCCGAATTTTGATTCCAAAACTTTTGCGACTTCGGCGATTTTGGCGATCATCGGTTCGGTCAGCTCCTTCACGGCGGCACCTTTCCGCTGAATTTCTGAAGCATTCCAAACGATTTCCTCCGGGCTGACCTCTCCGGAAACGAGCTTTTCACCAAGGCCTGTAACCGCTTCGATAACCACTTCATGCCGGTTACCTGAAACGGGATTGGCCGAAAAGGCGACACCCGCAACATCGGCAGGGACCATTTGTTGAATGAGCACTGCCATCGCGCCGCCACCTGACGCATGATAGGCTTTCACCTGTGCTGCGTCCAAGGACTGAAGACAAGATAGCACAGCCTCCGACAAGCCGTCTTTCGGAACATTGAGGATCGAGACGAATTGACCGGCAAAGGAGGTCTGACTTCCATCCTCCAAGGTTGCCGATGAACGGACGGCGTAAGGTCCGGGACCAAGCTTTTCTGCTGCCGGCAGCAAGCTAGCTGCAAGTTCGCTCGGAATCGAAGGTGCTCCGTCCCATCGCACGGCCGGGATGACAAATCCCTTGGGGACATTGAATCCCCAGCTTGATGCGAGATGAAGGTGCAGTGCCTTGGCACCGATTTCCTGCTTCGTCGGTTGCCAGCCAACGGTTCCAATTGCCGACAGCTCAGTCTTTGAGGTGGTCATCATTTTTTAAATTTTAGAGGGTGATTCTTGAATTCCTTTATAATTCAGGCATTTGTATAAAATGCCGATGTTCACAGCGAAGAGGTCGCCCGGGCGATCGGGGAACAAGCGCAATCCGAGCACGCCCGTTCCATTAAAAATCGAGCCGATCAAACTTGAGATTTCAAATTGGTCCAGATTGGTTGCGATTTGGTGGTGGTCCAAGGCGTATTGGATGTGTCGGTGAATGAAATTGCCCGTGCTGCGTGTTTCATATCCATCTGGATCCTCATTGGGGAACAGTTCAAGTTTGTCGGCCCGACTCAACTCGACCCCCATTGGAAATTTGAGATTCTCCGAAATCATCCCGTAAAAAGCGCGAACAGAATGGGGCGATTCATTGCATACGCGGCCCATCGAGGCATACATTTCTGCGATTGCGGGTATGCCAACAAGTTCCTTCCTTCGAATCAAAACCTGCAGTTCCATCATCCAACAGGCATTGGAAAAAACCAGCAGCGCATCCTTTTCCGGAAAGTACTTGAAAAAGGTCACCTTGGAAATCATGGCCACCTCGCAAAGATCCTCTACCCGGATTTGGTTAAATGGCATTTCATTCAGCTTTTCACGAAGGTGCCGCACGAGTGCAAGACGAATTCGCGCGACCTTCCTGTCCTTCAAACCGATTTTTGTCATTGAATCTTGCATTGGCAACTCCGATACATTTATTTACTCTAGTAAATATATATACACAAATTAATATTTTCAAACAGGTCAAAAAAAAATGGTGCGACAGGCACCATTTTTTTATTCGGATCAACCCTGTAATTCTCTCCAAGGTTGCTGAAACTTCATTTTCTGGCTTGTGGTAGCAATTCCTTCAGACGCATACCACAATGGCATCACTTCAGCGCCCGCTCTTCCGGCCAAACGGAGGTGCTTTCACCGATGGCCATGTCGGTCAGCTTGTAACTTTTGGCCTTCCATTCGTCAAAATTCAGGTCAAATTCGCCAACGCGGGCTTTGTCCCCACTTTTGATTTCGGCGAATTCAGCGCTTTCGTAATAGCCTTCCTGATCGACCATGAGCAAAAGCGATTTGGGCTCCAAGGATTTGATGTCAATCACCAATCGATGGCTGCCTTGTGCAACACTGCTTCCAAAATCGATGTCCAAGGCGATTTTGTCGACCGTTCCACCGATGCGCACGACTTCGGCTTCAAGGTCCAGTCTCAGAAATCGGAACACGTTCACCACTGCAGGTGCCAACAAAGGATCGTAGAAATGCTTTTTGATGCGTTTGCTACGGTGCATGATCTCCCACTCGTACATGCCATCGCAGCGGATTTCGCCATCTTGCCAGAGAATTTGGTACTTCTCTCCTTGCACGACGAATTTGCCCGTGAAAGCCTCGCCATTTTGCCTTTTCCAGTGCACATTTCCTGAAAAGTTGCCGATACCTTCATATTGCTTTTGAAAGGCCAACATCAAGGTGACGGGGTCATATTTTTGTGCCTGAAGGGCCATGAACGGCAAAAGGACCAAAAGGAGGAGTAATGTCTTCTTCATCTTGCGAAATTATATTGCATTCTATCAACAACAATGCCAGAAATTCACATTCACCACCAAAAAAAGAAGCAAAACGACTACAATCTAGGTAGGCAAGAAATATCGATTGCAATACGCCGCTGATTTCCAATACCATTGAATTTATGCAGAACCCAATTTCAGCCGTTATCCAGTTGAGATGATGCGTCAGGAAACGAGATTTGTTACTTTCGTCCCGAATTGGAATCCCCTGCCTGTCATTGGGGCAACTTACGAAAGGAATAATGCGAAAACTGAAGCTCGACGAACTGGGCCGCAAGTCGGTCGAAGAATACAAAGCAGCTGAAAAACATCCGATTGTGGTGGTATTGGACGATATACGCTCCATGATCAACGTGGGTGCGGTTTTCCGGAATTGTGATGCCTTCCTCATCGAGAAGCTTTACCTCTGCGGCTACACCCCTGCCCCGCCCCACCGGGAAATCACAAAGTCGGCGCTTGGCGCGGAAGAGGCGGTCGAATGGGAACATGTCCCTGAGATTCTACCCTTGATCCTCAAACTCAAGGCAGAAGGTTACCGCATCGCAAGCATCGAACAAACCGATGGCAGCGTATTCCTCCACGAATTCAAACCCAAGGAAGATGAAAAATGGGTGATCGTGATGGGCAACGAGGTGGATGGGGTTAATGCGGAGGTGGTTACCAACTCAGACGTGGCGGTCGAAATCCCTCAATTCGGGACCAAACACAGCCTGAATATCTCTGTCGCCACTGGCATTGTGCTCTATGCCCTTGTTTTAGGCAATCCCTGACCGCTTCAAAGCGTCGGAATGGCTTGCTTGAGCAGCCACTTTTTGAGGAATTCGTCGTTGTCGACACGCCCGAGGACAAAACGCTTGCTTTGCGCCAAAACAGCTGATTTAAGTGCCACTTCGTGCACCACGACGCGTGGGTTGCCGTACGAGGCATGGATAAAATCGACCGATTTGGGACCATTGGCAATGAATCCGGTGTGAATATCCAACCCGACAATGTAAAGTCCCTGCGGGAGTTTCCCCATGCGACGCACGAGTTCGGGGACGTCGATCCCGCCATAATCTTTGATTTGGTCTGCAGGACAAACCGTGCGGATGATTTTCAAGGATGCCTGCTGCGCCAATTTGGCGCGTTCGACGCCAAATCCAGCATCTCTGAGAATGGTCGTGACGAAGTAACCGCAGGCGATTTGCCCTTCGCCGGGCTTTTGCGTGATGCCGTTAAAATCCCAGGGGGTACCCATCCATGGCGGAAAAAGCTGCTTGGCAATCACGTCGAGCACGAGTTTGCGCGCAGCAACCACCAATGTCAAACGTTGATCAGCGCCCGCAGACGCGTAAAGCGTAGCCATTGAATCCCGCTGTGCAACGATTTCGGCCTTGATGGCGGAATAATCCTTGCGAGAGCAATCACCGACCCGCGCCCATGCGTGGGAGGGCAAGCTGCCAATCATCAACATGGAAACTGCCAAACAAGCGATGGTATTCCGCATCAGGAATGCTGGATTTCACCTTCCCAGGGATCGACCGTGCCGATCAGCACGTTCTTGGAATCATCGCGCAATGCCTTGATCACACCGTCGCTGATTTCGTCGTTGCTCAGGCGCATCGTCGTGCCCTTCTCGCGTTTGAAACCCAGGACAATGATGCGGTAAAGCACCCTTTCCAAGTTCCGGAAAGTACTTTCAAAGTATTTGCGCTCCTTGACATTGGCAAGCTCCTGACCTGGAAGAATCTGGAAATAGCGACAAACAGGTGATGTCGAATTGAGGATCGAAGCGATGACATCCACAAACTTCAGGAATTGCTCCTGAACCCAGTTGATGGCAAGTGTCACCGGGCCAAAGGCCTCGATGGATTCGCTGATTCGTTGTGAAAGTCCATCGACCTCGTGGGAATCCACGGCAATCGGATTAATTCTGCCAGAAAGCCCGACGGCTTGCGCCTGAAGCTTTTCAAAGTCGTATTTGGACCGAGCCACCACCGTCACGACGTTGTCGTGCGAGGCAAGAAAGAGTGAGACCTTCTCTAAGACACCGGTCCCACCAACCACTAACACATGAGCCATACGCTACTTTCTCCGGTTTTATTTCAAGAACAATTCCCGCGACCGAAACCGGCACATCAGGAAACCTAAATCTTTCTAAAAGCCTTTCGTTCATGCCTTTTTCAAGGAGCAAAAACGATAAGATGATCGGCTTACGGCTTTCAACAAGGAGAATTTACGACCTGTTTTTCAGTTTGGTTGCACGTGTGGATAAAAGAATTTCCGATTTATACACAAACACCTGATTATCAATTAAATTAATTCTTATCCACAGACATTCCACAATCAAATAATTCACTGTTCGAATTAAAGTTCACAAATTTAACAACCAAGCAATTCACTGAATATCAGCAAATTAAAACTTCGTTAGAATGCAATGAAATTGAACTTGGAATTACTGGATCACGAGGGAGTCATTGACCACAGCCGCAGCACCAAACCATCCGACAGCGCCATTGTCAAAATTTGTGGCGAGGTTGTCGGGAACGGAGGCAAATGGTCCGCCCGAGCCGGTGCCTTGCTGAAAGAGGGTAACGAAAAAATCGTAGGTTTTTGCCGAAACAGCCCGCACCTCGACGACGATCGAATCGCCGAGCCGGTTGGGATACGGAAACAGAAACGGTGACAATTGTCCATCGACAAAGGCATCATCGCTCACCAACAGGTCCGCAATCGAATTGAAAACGGTGTCGTTGCGTGTAAATCGAAATTGATAGAAGTCGCCCCTCCCCGCGGGCTCCTGCGCCAGCAAGCCCACGTAATAGCCCGCACCAAACACCATGGTGTCGTTGTATTCGTAGCCCGTTCCCAACAATGGATTGATGCGCGGCAGGTAATTGGTTGCGGAATACTTCTGTCCTTCGACCGTGACGTCCAAGAAGTAGTTGTGCTCGCGTTGCCCCTGGAAATCTGTGGTTTGGTACCATCCGGGACCTGTTTCAACCAAGGTATCGACATTTCCGAGATCATCGCGCAAGATCAATTGAGCACCTGTCACGTGAGATTCGGCACCATCGCCCAAATAGGGACTCGACCGCGAAACCTTAAAATCGTAGGGGCCCGGCTGATCGGTAATCCATCCTTCGATCACGATTTTGGGATCGGCATCGTTCAGCTGCAGGTCGATCTTCTGTTCGCAAGCGACGAGCATTGCCGCCAACGGCAAAAGCATCAAAATTCGGGATTTGACGAAGTTTTTCATGTCAGAATTTGAAGTTCCAGGTGATCGAGGGTACCCAACGGAAAAGGTAGGTTTTGTAAGCGTTGCGAACGGTGACCTGCTGCCCCGGATTGTTGGGATCGTCTTCTTGCTCCTCCCTGAAATCGATCGAAAATGCATTTCGGCGGCCGTAGGCATTGTAGCAGGTGAAATTCCACGAGCTTTCCAGTCTTCGTTTTTTGTTTTCATCGACTTTGGGCTTGCCGTCAATGGTCACGGACAAATCCATGCGATGGTAATCGGGCAACTGATCGGCGTTGCGGGCACCGTAAAGCGGCACAAAGTTGCTGTCGATGCGGTAGCCACCGACCGGGAATGTGACGGGCCGGCCACTCGAATAAACCCATGTCGCGCCGATGTTCGTGCGCTTGCTGAGTTGGAATCCGGCAACCACGTGGAAGTCATGCAAGCGGTTGCTATTGCTCGGATAAGGGTTTCCGCCGTTGATGCCGGCGATTTGCCGCATGGCCTTGCTCAAGGTGTAGCTCACCCAGCCGGTCAATTGTCCGCGCGTCTTGCGCAGCATGAATTCAGCGCCGTAGGCATATCCGTCGCCTCTTAGAATCTCCGTTTCAATCGTCGGATTCAGGATCAATTCTGCACCATTCTTGAAGTCGATCTGATTGCGCATGTCCTTGTAATAAATCTCCAAGGATCCTTCCAATTGGTTGTCGAGGAAATTTTGGAAGTAGCCCACGGCAACTTGGTCGGCGATCTGCGGCACGATGTGCCGGCTGCTTGGAATCCAAATATCCCAAGGGAAGGAGGCGGTGCTGTTGGACGCCAAATGAAGGTACTGCCGTGTGCGCATGTAGGAGGCCTTGATCGAATTGCTTGCCCCGACCAAATAACGCGCGGAAAAACGCGGCTCCAAACCATGATAAAGCTGCACGATCTCGCCTGAGGAGTACTGAGTGGTGTCCAAACGGGTTTCGTAAGTCGAATCGTAGCTGTATTCCTCGCCAGGACCCAATTGGGCGAATTGCGACCATCGCAAGCCGTAGGAAAGGGACAAGCGGTCGCTCACGGTTTGTTCGTTGCTCGCATAAATCGCCGATTCCAAAGCATAGTCGGGACTTACATTCAGCGGCTCCAGAAAGCTCTCCCCGAGCGGTTCGAAGATACCGGGATTCACCCGGTGAAACGTGGCATCAATTCCGAATTGAAGCTGATTTTTGGGGTTTGCAAACCAAGTGATGTCGTTTTTCAACGCGTAGTCCCTGATTCCTGAACCAAATTCGAATCGGTCTCCTGTAAAGGTCTCTGCTTCGAATCCGTAGAAAAAGTCGCTCATGATCAGCGTGGTATTGCTGAAGAGTTTGTCGCTGAAAAGGTGGTTCCAACGTAGCGATCCGGTTGCATTTCCCCAATCATTGCTGAAAATGTTCCTGAACTTGAAAACGTCCCTGCCGAAATAACCGGATAGGAAAAGCCGGTCCTTGTTGGAAATACGCAGGTTGGCTTTGGCGTTGAAGTCATAGAAATAGAGCTTGGTTGCCTTCAGGTTAGGGTCTTTGGCCAAGTTCAAAAAAATGTCCGCGTAGGTGCGGCGTCCGGAAACCACGAAGGATGCACGGTCCTTGATCAAAGGCCCTTCAATCGTAAGCCGGCTCGAAATCGCTCCGAGTCCGCCGCTTGCATGCCATTCTTTGTTGTTGCCTTCTTTCATATGAAGGTCGAGCACGCTGCTGAGGCGCGTTCCGTACTGCGCAGGGATTCCGCCCTTGTAGAGTTTATATTCGTCGCGCAAGGCATCGGCATTAAACACCGAAAAGAAGCCGAGCAAATGCGAAGCATTGTAGACCGTAGCATTGTCGAGCAATACCAAATTTTGATTGCTTTGACCTCCACGCACATAATAACCCGTGATACCTTCTCCGACGGAAACGACTCCCGGCAGCAATTGGATCGTGCGAATGACATCCACCTCGCCCATAAATGCCGGCAATTTCCGTATCTCTTTCAGGTTCATGGTCTCCACGCTCATATCCGAACCTTGGACATTGTCAGCCGATGCCTTGTCGGTGATTTCCACGGTTTGCACCTCGACGGACTTTTCAAGGAGCTCGAAATTCTGGCTAAGATCCTGATTGAGCTGAATATGAATGGTATCGGGAACGTAGCTCAGGTACCGCACCACGACATCGTATTCGCCTTCCGCCAAGGTCAAGGAGAAAAAGCCGTAAGTGTTGGTATAGGCGCCGGTGCCAGCGCTTGGGACGAGGACCTGCGCGCTTGCAAGGTCTTCGCCGGTACCGCCATCGCGGACGTAGCCGCTCAAAGTGTGTTTGGTCTGCGAAAAAGCTGTCGCACTCAGCAGGAACAACAGCAATACCACAAAAGCTGATTTTCGAAAGAAAAGGATCATCGCGGGCTTCAATCTAACAGTCTCACATCGGGACTCACTTCTCAGACACGCGAAGCAGGCAATTGGTTTGCTTTGGGGAGAAATTTAATTTTGCATTAGCCACTACAACCGGAATGACCGCCCCAAAAGAAGCAGCCATCCTAGTACTCTATATCTACACAAAATTCTTAGTTGTAGCCCTTCATCGCCGTGAAGTACTCTTCCTTGCTCATGCCGATCACAACAATCTGAACAAAGCTCTGTTCGCTGAGGTGGTTGCGCCAATTGGTCACGACGCCACCCAAATTGTAGCTTTTGAAGAAAGGCTCATCGCAGAAGATGTTGAGCTTGAGGGACATCTTTTCGAAATCATCACTTAACAGCCAATACTTCTGCGTGATGTAAAAGTCATCGCGCCCAGTCCGTGAGCGCATCAGATCTGTCAAGGACTCCACGAGCGAATCGCGGTTTACATTCCAGGGAAGGTCATTCACGGCAACTGAAAATTCGCCATCAAAGTTGAATTGCTTGACATCGCCGTACCAGTAAACGCCCGGCATACGATCAAGCTGTGTGACCGCAGTTTGCAGCAAGTCAAGGTCACTGTAGCGGATGCGCGACCAACGAATGGGTTTAAACCCACGCTGAAATTCTGTGAGATCTTTTTCCGTAAAGCGGTAGCTGAAGGCCTCGTCGGTGATATAATTGCAGCGAAGATTGACGCGAAGGGTCTTTTGCAAGTCGCCGTTGCGGTAAAATTTGAGGGCATAATGGTATTCGCAGTAATCCTCGTAGGTCTCTTCGAAGCTCCATTTTTGCTGAATTTGCCTCAAAATCGTAGGATCAGACATGATAAACGTGCCCAACTTTTCCTGAATGGCGACAGGTTGATAATTGGTCAAAGACACGCCAACCATTTCCCAGCGGCCAGTGGAAAGATCAAGATCTTCCAACAATTTCTTGGCTTCAAGGCCCTGAACAGTGCCCCAAAAACAAATCCAAACCAATAGAATTTTCTTCAACATAACGGCAACACGCTTGTATTCAATCAATTTGATAAAAATACGGCTTTTGCCCACGATCCGAATGCGTGCTTATCCACAGAAATGCGGGGTTTTCCACAATAATGAACAGGGGATAGTTAGTAGTTAGAATGTAGCAGTTAGCAGTTTGGGAGAATTGCATTTGCTAACTGCCAACTGCTAACTCCTAACTAAATATCCTCTTCCTCATACTCCACCACAAGTGCGGGTGCGAGGAGGACATTGGCTTCAATGGCCTTCGCGGTCGGCGTTGCTGCGATGCCGCCCATCGCGGTTTCTTTGTAGCGCGATTCCATGCTTTCGCCGACCTCGGCCATGGCATCAATCACTTCATCAACTGGAATGATGCTGCGGTCACCCGCTAA comes from Bacteroidota bacterium and encodes:
- a CDS encoding TetR/AcrR family transcriptional regulator, producing MQDSMTKIGLKDRKVARIRLALVRHLREKLNEMPFNQIRVEDLCEVAMISKVTFFKYFPEKDALLVFSNACWMMELQVLIRRKELVGIPAIAEMYASMGRVCNESPHSVRAFYGMISENLKFPMGVELSRADKLELFPNEDPDGYETRSTGNFIHRHIQYALDHHQIATNLDQFEISSLIGSIFNGTGVLGLRLFPDRPGDLFAVNIGILYKCLNYKGIQESPSKI
- a CDS encoding RNA methyltransferase, with product MRKLKLDELGRKSVEEYKAAEKHPIVVVLDDIRSMINVGAVFRNCDAFLIEKLYLCGYTPAPPHREITKSALGAEEAVEWEHVPEILPLILKLKAEGYRIASIEQTDGSVFLHEFKPKEDEKWVIVMGNEVDGVNAEVVTNSDVAVEIPQFGTKHSLNISVATGIVLYALVLGNP
- a CDS encoding DUF4249 domain-containing protein — translated: MKNFVKSRILMLLPLAAMLVACEQKIDLQLNDADPKIVIEGWITDQPGPYDFKVSRSSPYLGDGAESHVTGAQLILRDDLGNVDTLVETGPGWYQTTDFQGQREHNYFLDVTVEGQKYSATNYLPRINPLLGTGYEYNDTMVFGAGYYVGLLAQEPAGRGDFYQFRFTRNDTVFNSIADLLVSDDAFVDGQLSPFLFPYPNRLGDSIVVEVRAVSAKTYDFFVTLFQQGTGSGGPFASVPDNLATNFDNGAVGWFGAAAVVNDSLVIQ
- a CDS encoding TonB-dependent receptor, which codes for MILFFRKSAFVVLLLFLLSATAFSQTKHTLSGYVRDGGTGEDLASAQVLVPSAGTGAYTNTYGFFSLTLAEGEYDVVVRYLSYVPDTIHIQLNQDLSQNFELLEKSVEVQTVEITDKASADNVQGSDMSVETMNLKEIRKLPAFMGEVDVIRTIQLLPGVVSVGEGITGYYVRGGQSNQNLVLLDNATVYNASHLLGFFSVFNADALRDEYKLYKGGIPAQYGTRLSSVLDLHMKEGNNKEWHASGGLGAISSRLTIEGPLIKDRASFVVSGRRTYADIFLNLAKDPNLKATKLYFYDFNAKANLRISNKDRLFLSGYFGRDVFKFRNIFSNDWGNATGSLRWNHLFSDKLFSNTTLIMSDFFYGFEAETFTGDRFEFGSGIRDYALKNDITWFANPKNQLQFGIDATFHRVNPGIFEPLGESFLEPLNVSPDYALESAIYASNEQTVSDRLSLSYGLRWSQFAQLGPGEEYSYDSTYETRLDTTQYSSGEIVQLYHGLEPRFSARYLVGASNSIKASYMRTRQYLHLASNSTASFPWDIWIPSSRHIVPQIADQVAVGYFQNFLDNQLEGSLEIYYKDMRNQIDFKNGAELILNPTIETEILRGDGYAYGAEFMLRKTRGQLTGWVSYTLSKAMRQIAGINGGNPYPSNSNRLHDFHVVAGFQLSKRTNIGATWVYSSGRPVTFPVGGYRIDSNFVPLYGARNADQLPDYHRMDLSVTIDGKPKVDENKKRRLESSWNFTCYNAYGRRNAFSIDFREEQEDDPNNPGQQVTVRNAYKTYLFRWVPSITWNFKF